Proteins found in one Zea mays cultivar B73 chromosome 1, Zm-B73-REFERENCE-NAM-5.0, whole genome shotgun sequence genomic segment:
- the LOC103637683 gene encoding VAN3-binding protein, which yields MEHFRRGVEFGMASFQRCHPLSCQMAESAPVDAQKADNTRCKEKSRHSKRCHCHLEEMPVIPEQAMEFLSRTWSPSSTDLFQILSPSSLGSSLEDPEQDEARGDGGDDDDKEKHLGTVRLNGGTNQLFNQTCRLVAGGRPNCGQRRHKLVQPAWLRVGNMKAMLRGFLLDSVPVTGSRRRRRRDELRLHSAQAHAAVSVAQLAAAVAGIVSACDLRPAASAGAGGDRRLGTVLASAAALVATVCAEAAETTGANRGRVTSAVRTGLESRTSADLLTLTATAATCLRGAAALKQRTADLRGISTSSSDAMAMSVSAGIHKGTTLAVCLPCGRVRVRTVSVFPRRGDGGAAVLRLGKKRLRGAFATFNDYVVTAVGDGGGEAVVEGRPVFPVSVVTSEGSTVQLLFEHQTHCKVWKAAIEGMLAEQKLRRGTTN from the exons ATGGAGCATTTCAGGCGAGGGGTGGAGTTCGGGATGGCCTCCTTCCAGAGATGCCATCCGCTGTCATGTCAAATG GCAGAGAGCGCGCCGGTCGATGCGCAGAAGGCGGATAATACCCGCTGTAAAGAGAAGTCGCGGCATTCCAAGCGCTGCCACTGCCACCTCGAAGAGATGCCCGTCATCCCTGAGCAGGCCATGGAGTTCCTCTCTCGGACGTGGAGCCCCTCCTCCACGGATCTCTTCCAAATACTCTCCCCCAGT AGCCTGGGGTCGTCGCTGGAGGACCCAGAGCAAGATGAAGCGAGAGGAGACggaggcgacgacgacgacaaggAGAAACATCTTGGCACGGTTCGTCTCAATGGGGGGACGAACCAGTTGTTTAATCAGACATGT AGACTTGTAGCCGGCGGCAGGCCTAACTGCGGACAGCGCCGGCACAAGCTAGTCCAGCCTGCCTGG CTCAGAGTTGGAAACATGAAGGCGATGCTGCGTGGTTTCCTGTTGGACAGCGTGCCAGTCACGGGGAGCCGGAGGAGGCGGCGGAGGGACGAGCTCCGGCTGCACTCGGCACAGGCGCACGCCGCCGTGTCGGTGGCGCAGCTCGCTGCGGCGGTCGCGGGCATCGTGTCGGCGTGCGACCTGAGGCCCGCGGCCTCGGCCGGCGCTGGCGGCGACAGGAGGCTGGGCACGGTGCTCGCGTCCGCCGCCGCGCTGGTGGCCACCGTGtgcgccgaggccgcggagaccaCCGGCGCCAACCGCGGCCGCGTCACTTCCGCCGTGAGGACCGGGCTCGAGAGCCGCACCTCCGCCGACCTGCTCACCCTCACTGCTACCGCTGCCACAT GTTTGAGGGGAGCCGCGGCGCTGAAGCAAAGGACAGCTGACCTCAGGGGAATCAGCACCAGCAGCAGCGACGCCATGGCCATGAGCGTCAGCGCCGGCATCCACAAGGGCACGACTCTCGCAGTCTGCCTGCCTTGTG GAAGAGTGCGGGTGAGGACGGTGTCCGtcttcccgcggcgcggcgatGGCGGCGCGGCGGTGCTGCGGCTGGGAAAGAAGCGTCTGCGCGGCGCGTTCGCCACCTTCAACGACT ATGTGGTCACGGCGGTcggagacggcggcggcgaggcggTGGTGGAGGGGCGGCCCGTGTTCCCAGTGTCGGTGGTCACGTCAGAGGGGTCGACGGTGCAGCTGCTGTTCGAGCACCAGACGCACTGCAAGGTCTGGAAGGCCGCCATCGAGGGCATGCTGGCCGAGCAGAAGCTCAGGCGCGGGACGACGAACTGA